In the Pseudonocardia cypriaca genome, one interval contains:
- a CDS encoding GlxA family transcriptional regulator, giving the protein MGGRLVVVVGFDGIELVDVASVTTAFDYANRMGADPVYQVVFATPTGGPVRCDSGLSLAGQRSIDTVHGPIDTVVVSGGHGHEAAAADPRFIGQVQRLAGASRRVASACTGATVLAAAGLLDNRRATTHWHEAAQLASRFPRVQVDPTPIFVRDGSVSTSGGITASLDLTLSFIEEDHGAEIARRVALAMVTYLQRPGSQAQISLFTRIPHSDHALVRRVIDHVISNLDGDLGVGRLAALAGVSERHLSRLFVEHIGRTPARLVRDARLEAASQLLAGTREPVATIARRCGFGSAESLRQAFVAWVGVSPSQFRGNARA; this is encoded by the coding sequence ATGGGGGGACGTCTGGTCGTGGTCGTCGGGTTCGACGGCATCGAGCTCGTCGACGTCGCGAGCGTGACGACGGCCTTCGACTACGCCAACCGGATGGGCGCCGACCCGGTCTACCAGGTGGTGTTCGCGACGCCCACCGGCGGGCCGGTGCGGTGCGACTCCGGGCTCTCGCTGGCCGGGCAGCGTTCCATCGACACGGTCCACGGCCCGATCGACACGGTCGTCGTCTCGGGAGGGCACGGCCACGAGGCCGCCGCCGCCGACCCGCGGTTCATCGGCCAGGTCCAGCGGCTCGCCGGGGCGTCGCGGCGGGTCGCGTCGGCGTGCACCGGGGCCACCGTGCTGGCCGCCGCCGGGCTGCTCGACAACCGGAGAGCCACCACCCACTGGCACGAGGCCGCTCAGCTGGCCAGCCGCTTCCCGCGGGTGCAGGTCGACCCGACGCCGATCTTCGTGCGGGACGGCTCCGTGTCGACGTCGGGCGGGATCACGGCGTCCCTCGACCTCACGCTCTCGTTCATCGAGGAGGACCACGGGGCCGAGATCGCCCGGCGGGTGGCCCTCGCCATGGTCACCTACCTGCAGCGTCCCGGCAGCCAGGCTCAGATCAGCCTCTTCACCAGGATCCCGCACTCCGACCACGCCCTGGTCCGGCGGGTGATCGACCACGTGATCAGCAACCTGGACGGCGACCTCGGCGTCGGCCGGCTCGCCGCGCTCGCGGGCGTGAGCGAGCGGCACCTGAGCCGGCTCTTCGTCGAGCACATCGGCCGCACGCCGGCGCGGCTGGTGCGCGACGCCCGGCTCGAGGCGGCCTCCCAGCTGCTCGCAGGCACCCGCGAGCCGGTGGCCACGATCGCGCGGCGGTGCGGCTTCGGCTCGGCCGAGTCGCTGCGGCAGGCGTTCGTCGCCTGGGTGGGTGTCTCCCCCTCGCAGTTCCGGGGGAACGCCCGGGCCTAG
- a CDS encoding DUF2127 domain-containing protein, translating to MADASARRTERLFKAALLVKGLDGAAELVAAVALLLVPAATVQRLVAEVVSRDLLGPPDGFLTRHLVAGTAEFASGDRTFVLVYLGLHGVVKLALVWALLRKWRRAYPVAAAVLAVFVGYELIRALHTGSVVLPFLAALDIVIIVLILREYRLLSSGR from the coding sequence ATGGCTGACGCCAGTGCCCGCCGCACCGAGCGGTTGTTCAAGGCCGCATTGCTGGTGAAGGGGCTGGACGGCGCCGCAGAGCTGGTCGCCGCGGTGGCGCTGCTGCTCGTGCCCGCCGCCACGGTGCAGCGGCTGGTCGCCGAGGTCGTCAGCCGCGACCTGCTCGGCCCGCCCGACGGTTTCCTCACCCGCCACCTCGTGGCGGGCACCGCGGAGTTCGCGTCCGGCGACCGCACCTTCGTGCTGGTCTACCTCGGCCTGCACGGCGTCGTGAAGCTCGCGCTGGTGTGGGCGCTGCTGCGGAAGTGGCGCCGGGCATACCCCGTCGCGGCCGCCGTGCTCGCGGTGTTCGTCGGCTACGAGCTGATCCGCGCGCTGCACACCGGCTCGGTGGTGCTGCCGTTCCTCGCCGCGCTGGACATCGTGATCATCGTGCTGATCCTGCGCGAGTACCGGCTGCTCAGCTCAGGGCGTTGA
- a CDS encoding serine hydrolase — translation MTAADVLAGLPDGASAQVAGEVFGTPQYGGAPLRAVAARRGAARLRCASVLKPLIVWVAGGGRADDGEHAIRHSDNAATNRMWHAGPPPRILDRLAVATGVRWRQAGADPGSFGGVEVSATELVAAYGALARASAGDPVAARAVGWMRAVAPEQAFGIPDAVADTLGVPAASVAVKAGWIGYADETVLRTHAVALAERDGETVVVAALTALPYPADRDRYQQELRAGRPVVDVHEALAGPLLRDLLAATCRDLARLGAR, via the coding sequence GTGACGGCCGCGGACGTGCTCGCCGGGCTCCCCGACGGGGCATCGGCGCAGGTCGCGGGCGAGGTGTTCGGCACACCGCAGTACGGAGGCGCACCGCTGCGGGCGGTCGCCGCGCGCCGGGGCGCCGCCCGGCTGCGCTGCGCGTCCGTGCTGAAGCCGCTGATCGTGTGGGTGGCGGGCGGCGGGCGCGCCGACGACGGCGAGCACGCCATCCGCCACTCCGACAACGCCGCCACCAACCGCATGTGGCACGCGGGCCCGCCGCCCCGGATCCTCGACCGGCTGGCGGTCGCCACCGGGGTGCGCTGGCGGCAGGCAGGGGCCGACCCGGGGTCGTTCGGCGGGGTCGAGGTGAGCGCCACCGAGCTCGTCGCTGCGTACGGTGCACTGGCGCGCGCGTCAGCGGGCGATCCGGTCGCCGCGCGAGCCGTGGGGTGGATGCGCGCCGTGGCACCCGAGCAGGCGTTCGGCATCCCGGACGCGGTGGCCGACACCCTCGGGGTGCCTGCGGCGTCCGTCGCGGTGAAGGCGGGCTGGATCGGCTACGCCGACGAGACGGTGCTGCGCACCCATGCCGTCGCACTCGCGGAACGGGACGGGGAGACGGTGGTCGTCGCCGCCCTGACCGCGCTCCCCTACCCCGCCGACCGCGACCGCTACCAGCAGGAACTTCGCGCCGGCCGCCCCGTCGTCGACGTGCACGAGGCGCTCGCCGGCCCACTCCTGCGCGACCTGCTGGCGGCGACCTGCCGCGACCTGGCCCGCCTCGGCGCCCGGTAA
- the menC gene encoding o-succinylbenzoate synthase, with protein MRVDRVELLQVRLPLIREFETSSHRKSYLEHVLVRVEDAGGAVGWGEIASPSGPFFCGETVETCWSIATAHLVPRLLGAEWEHPTQVPRLWARVRGNEFAKAGLDMACWALWSQATRVPLAEALGGERRSVVVGVSLGIEPTVDALLEQVARQVEAGYARVKLKIAPGWDVEAVAAVRAAYPDLQLHVDANGAYTEDDDHLTALRALDGERLLMIEQPFAPRDLMAAARLQAVIDTPVCLDESVVDGHDLETALAVGACRVLNIKVSRMGGLTAAVAAHDLAREHGIPVWCGGMYEFGVGRAANVAISSLPGFVLPSDVSGSDKYYTRDVLTQAIRADRGTVRVPWDTPGLGHDVDEEFVRATATRTHEENR; from the coding sequence ATGCGCGTCGACCGGGTCGAGCTGCTGCAGGTGCGGCTGCCGCTGATCCGCGAGTTCGAGACCAGCTCGCACCGCAAGTCGTACCTGGAGCACGTGCTCGTCCGCGTCGAGGACGCGGGCGGCGCGGTGGGCTGGGGCGAGATCGCGTCGCCGTCCGGGCCGTTCTTCTGCGGCGAGACCGTGGAGACCTGCTGGTCGATCGCCACCGCGCACCTCGTGCCGCGGCTCCTCGGCGCCGAGTGGGAGCACCCCACGCAGGTCCCCCGGCTGTGGGCCCGGGTGCGGGGCAACGAGTTCGCGAAGGCCGGGCTCGACATGGCGTGCTGGGCGCTGTGGTCGCAGGCGACCCGCGTTCCACTGGCCGAGGCGCTCGGCGGGGAGCGGCGCAGCGTCGTCGTGGGCGTGAGCCTCGGGATCGAACCGACGGTGGACGCGCTGCTCGAGCAGGTGGCGCGGCAGGTGGAGGCCGGTTACGCCCGGGTCAAGCTGAAGATCGCGCCGGGGTGGGACGTCGAGGCGGTCGCCGCCGTGCGCGCGGCGTACCCCGACCTGCAGCTGCACGTCGACGCGAACGGCGCCTACACCGAGGACGATGACCACCTCACCGCGCTGCGCGCCCTCGACGGCGAACGACTGCTCATGATCGAGCAGCCCTTCGCGCCGCGCGACCTCATGGCGGCCGCCCGGCTGCAGGCCGTGATCGACACCCCGGTCTGCCTCGACGAGTCGGTCGTGGACGGGCACGACCTGGAGACCGCGCTCGCCGTCGGGGCGTGCCGGGTGCTGAACATCAAGGTCTCCCGGATGGGCGGCCTGACCGCCGCCGTCGCCGCCCACGACCTCGCCCGCGAGCACGGCATCCCCGTCTGGTGCGGCGGCATGTACGAGTTCGGCGTCGGCCGCGCCGCCAACGTCGCCATCTCCAGCCTCCCCGGGTTCGTCCTGCCGTCGGACGTCTCCGGCTCCGACAAGTACTACACGCGCGACGTGCTGACGCAGGCGATCCGCGCCGACCGCGGCACCGTCCGCGTGCCGTGGGACACCCCCGGCCTCGGGCACGACGTCGACGAGGAGTTCGTGCGGGCGACCGCCACCCGCACCCACGAGGAGAATCGATGA
- a CDS encoding MurR/RpiR family transcriptional regulator yields the protein MTAENRQPENRQLSTPDERYGARLQRRSTATALLQQVVAQETANLSATLERLQADGSLEQAARRIVAAKRRFVTGGSKSWSYASLLATDLSASMANVVLIDGTVVRAVDVLSDVRPGDVLVAFSLRRYARSTIAIAEEFAAAGGAVVGVTDDADSAVARVAGAAVVVSTDSASYADSPTAVAAVVHILATLAAASAKGARRRLARRDALTARLGVYAEGD from the coding sequence GTGACCGCCGAGAACCGGCAGCCCGAGAACAGGCAGCTCAGCACGCCCGACGAGCGGTACGGCGCCCGCCTGCAACGCCGCTCCACCGCCACCGCGCTGCTGCAGCAGGTGGTCGCCCAGGAGACGGCGAACCTGTCCGCCACCCTGGAGCGCCTGCAGGCCGACGGTTCGCTCGAGCAGGCCGCCCGCCGGATCGTCGCCGCCAAGCGGCGGTTCGTCACCGGCGGCTCCAAGTCGTGGTCCTACGCCTCGCTGCTGGCCACCGACCTGTCGGCGAGCATGGCCAACGTCGTCCTCATCGACGGCACGGTCGTGCGCGCGGTCGACGTGCTCTCCGACGTGCGCCCGGGTGACGTGCTCGTCGCGTTCTCGCTGCGCCGCTACGCGCGCTCGACGATCGCCATCGCCGAGGAGTTCGCCGCAGCGGGAGGAGCGGTCGTCGGCGTCACCGACGACGCGGACAGCGCCGTGGCGCGGGTCGCCGGCGCAGCGGTCGTGGTGAGCACCGACAGCGCGTCCTACGCCGACTCCCCCACCGCCGTCGCGGCCGTCGTGCACATCCTCGCCACCCTCGCCGCCGCCAGCGCGAAGGGCGCGAGGCGGCGGCTCGCCCGCCGGGACGCGCTCACCGCGCGGCTGGGCGTCTACGCAGAAGGAGACTGA
- a CDS encoding GNAT family N-acetyltransferase encodes MPGITTRPLATTAERLAAVRLYRVVFGLAGDDPAFTPKLLAALQHTGGSAVGAFDEDDRLIGFTYGFVGLDAGTPYHYSQTAAVDPAAQGRGVGRQLKRAQAEVAVRTGVRTMRWAYDPLQARNAHFNLDVLGAVGRWFHRDLYDMEDHHGRTDRVVVEWTLGAQTPAPVPPLPRAVPDWGECCPDGDVTWLAVPAGGDELRRTGRAGEVRDRVADELARLLGAGQALLSCRRVDEHTALYCIGPYCVGAR; translated from the coding sequence ATGCCCGGGATCACCACCCGGCCCCTCGCCACCACCGCCGAGCGGCTCGCAGCCGTCCGGCTCTACCGCGTGGTGTTCGGCCTGGCAGGCGACGACCCCGCCTTCACGCCGAAGCTCCTGGCCGCGCTGCAGCACACCGGCGGATCGGCGGTCGGCGCGTTCGACGAGGACGACCGCCTGATCGGCTTCACCTACGGGTTCGTGGGCCTCGACGCCGGCACGCCCTACCACTACTCGCAGACCGCGGCGGTCGACCCGGCCGCGCAGGGCCGGGGGGTCGGCCGGCAGCTCAAGCGGGCGCAGGCCGAGGTCGCGGTGCGCACGGGCGTGCGGACGATGCGCTGGGCGTACGACCCGCTGCAGGCCCGCAACGCCCACTTCAACCTCGACGTGCTCGGCGCGGTCGGCCGCTGGTTCCACCGCGACCTCTACGACATGGAGGACCACCACGGCCGCACCGACCGGGTGGTCGTCGAGTGGACCCTCGGCGCGCAGACCCCTGCGCCGGTCCCCCCGCTGCCGCGTGCCGTCCCGGACTGGGGCGAGTGCTGCCCGGACGGCGACGTCACGTGGCTCGCGGTGCCGGCAGGCGGCGACGAGCTGCGGCGCACCGGCCGGGCAGGTGAGGTGCGCGACCGCGTCGCCGACGAGCTCGCCCGGCTCCTCGGTGCCGGTCAGGCGCTGCTGTCGTGCCGGCGCGTGGACGAGCACACCGCCCTCTACTGCATCGGGCCGTACTGCGTGGGGGCGCGGTGA
- a CDS encoding M20/M25/M40 family metallo-hydrolase, producing MPNFSAAAAALADDAVARLIAYARHESPTGDAQALNALADVLEERYRELGAQTERVAQETGDHLVARWDGAADAAHVLLLGHHDTVWPSGTLESMPVTEEDGVLRGPGVYDMKGGLVVAELAFEVLRRCGAAPSRPVRLVVVADEEVGSPTARPLVEAHMEGAVAALGLESPHPGGALKTARLGSTRVRIEITGRAAHAALDPASGVSAVDELMDQLFAVREIMAAEPTVLCNVGTVGGGGRTNVVPDSAAADIGLRFTDVATQERVLAALGRLSPVRAGAEVAVRTLTSRPAWSDPADDLLARVAAAGATVGQEVTGRPAAGGADTNTAGAAGIPTLDGFGPLGGGAHAPDERIEKESLAARAALLAGVLSTL from the coding sequence ATGCCCAACTTCTCCGCTGCCGCAGCCGCTCTCGCCGACGACGCCGTGGCGCGGCTGATCGCGTACGCACGGCACGAGTCACCCACCGGCGACGCGCAGGCGCTGAACGCCTTGGCGGACGTCCTCGAGGAGCGCTACCGGGAGCTGGGCGCGCAGACGGAGCGCGTTGCGCAGGAGACCGGCGACCACCTCGTCGCGCGGTGGGATGGTGCTGCCGACGCCGCGCACGTGCTGCTGCTCGGCCACCACGACACGGTCTGGCCGAGCGGCACGCTCGAGTCCATGCCGGTCACCGAGGAGGACGGCGTGCTGCGCGGCCCCGGCGTCTACGACATGAAGGGCGGGCTGGTCGTCGCCGAGCTGGCCTTCGAGGTCCTGCGGCGGTGTGGTGCCGCCCCGTCGCGGCCGGTGCGCCTCGTCGTCGTGGCCGACGAGGAGGTCGGCAGCCCCACCGCCCGTCCGCTCGTCGAGGCGCACATGGAGGGCGCGGTCGCCGCGCTCGGCCTGGAGTCGCCGCACCCCGGTGGCGCGCTGAAGACCGCGCGCCTCGGCAGCACGCGGGTGCGGATCGAGATCACGGGGCGGGCTGCGCACGCCGCGCTCGACCCGGCGTCGGGGGTGTCGGCCGTCGACGAGCTGATGGACCAGCTGTTCGCGGTCCGCGAGATCATGGCGGCCGAGCCGACCGTGCTGTGCAACGTCGGGACCGTCGGCGGGGGAGGCCGCACCAACGTCGTGCCGGACAGCGCGGCGGCCGACATCGGCCTCCGGTTCACCGACGTCGCCACCCAGGAGCGCGTGCTCGCCGCGCTCGGGCGGCTCAGCCCGGTGCGGGCGGGCGCCGAGGTCGCGGTGCGGACGCTCACCAGCCGGCCGGCCTGGTCCGACCCGGCCGATGACCTGCTCGCCCGGGTGGCGGCGGCCGGCGCCACCGTCGGGCAGGAGGTCACCGGCCGCCCGGCGGCGGGCGGGGCGGACACCAACACCGCAGGCGCCGCCGGCATCCCCACCCTCGACGGCTTCGGCCCGCTCGGCGGCGGCGCCCACGCCCCGGACGAGCGGATCGAGAAGGAGTCACTGGCGGCGCGCGCGGCCTTGCTCGCGGGCGTGCTCAGCACGCTGTGA
- a CDS encoding IclR family transcriptional regulator, protein MSRSDGSMLSRIVTILDVVAAGGPVVSRTEIADRTGLPKATANRIVADLVGARLLQPVEGGVGLGIRLFELGVRAEQRGLGLRDAALPFMEDLYEITHETVQLAVLDGIDVVYLQKISGRRSLRLDTRVGGRRPLTCTGSGKLLLASAPPDLLDRVRAERGFVRRTPHSITDPAAMRRALATIREQRYAVDDEEFALGTRSIAAPVVHGGEVVAALSLSGRADRITVPAAAPAVRAAAAAISRELTRLRPTGARPR, encoded by the coding sequence GTGAGCCGGTCCGACGGGTCGATGCTGAGCAGGATCGTCACGATCCTCGACGTGGTCGCGGCGGGCGGGCCGGTCGTGTCGCGCACCGAGATCGCGGACCGGACGGGGCTGCCGAAGGCCACGGCGAACCGGATCGTCGCCGACCTCGTCGGGGCCCGGCTGCTGCAGCCGGTCGAGGGCGGGGTCGGCCTGGGCATCCGCCTGTTCGAGCTGGGCGTGCGCGCCGAGCAGCGCGGACTCGGGCTGCGCGACGCGGCGCTGCCCTTCATGGAGGACCTCTACGAGATCACCCACGAGACCGTGCAGCTCGCCGTCCTCGACGGCATCGACGTGGTCTACCTGCAGAAGATCTCCGGGCGGCGCAGCCTGCGGCTGGACACCCGCGTCGGCGGGCGGCGCCCCCTGACCTGCACGGGCTCCGGGAAGCTCCTGCTCGCCTCCGCCCCACCGGACCTGCTCGACCGCGTCCGCGCGGAGCGCGGGTTCGTCCGCCGCACACCGCACTCGATCACCGACCCCGCTGCCATGCGGCGCGCGCTCGCCACGATCCGGGAGCAGCGCTACGCCGTGGACGACGAGGAGTTCGCGCTCGGCACCCGCTCGATCGCCGCGCCCGTCGTGCACGGCGGCGAGGTGGTCGCCGCCCTGAGCCTGTCCGGGCGGGCGGACCGCATCACCGTGCCCGCCGCCGCCCCCGCCGTCCGCGCCGCGGCCGCCGCGATCAGCCGGGAGCTGACGCGCCTGCGCCCGACCGGTGCGCGGCCGCGGTGA
- a CDS encoding alpha/beta fold hydrolase: MGTETAAFPTITIGYELDGSPRGVPLLLLHGFPDTTATWDRVLERLPLADLLIIRPHIRGHGPTRVAAGQPVSAETAALAGDVAVLADHLGLESFHLVGSDWGCRAAYALAGLSPHRVRSLVTLGTGYNEATPVTDLSLDQVTSFWYQWLFQTEHGRTLLRDRRVDLCRHLWRTWSPAWRFADRDFAAVAEAVRNDQFVDTVLHYYRYRWGNAAVSEEHRAAQEIVDAMPDITVPTTHVQGLEDHCTRPETAARWAGRVTAAYRRVELAGVGHFPQREVPEQVAAEILRTIRSAEG; the protein is encoded by the coding sequence GTGGGAACCGAGACGGCCGCCTTCCCGACGATCACCATCGGGTACGAGCTCGACGGGTCCCCGCGCGGAGTCCCCCTGCTGCTCCTGCACGGGTTCCCCGACACCACGGCGACCTGGGACCGGGTCCTCGAACGCCTCCCGCTCGCGGATCTCCTGATCATCCGGCCGCACATCCGCGGGCACGGGCCGACCCGGGTGGCGGCGGGGCAGCCCGTGTCGGCCGAGACCGCGGCGCTGGCCGGCGACGTCGCCGTGCTCGCCGACCACCTGGGCCTCGAGAGCTTCCACCTGGTGGGCAGCGACTGGGGCTGCCGCGCCGCCTACGCGCTGGCCGGCCTCAGCCCGCACCGGGTCCGATCACTGGTCACCCTGGGAACGGGCTACAACGAGGCGACCCCGGTCACCGATCTCTCGCTCGACCAGGTCACGTCGTTCTGGTACCAGTGGCTCTTCCAGACCGAGCACGGGCGGACGCTGCTGCGGGACCGCCGCGTCGATCTCTGCCGCCACCTCTGGCGGACGTGGTCACCGGCCTGGCGCTTCGCCGATCGCGACTTCGCGGCCGTCGCCGAGGCGGTGCGGAACGACCAGTTCGTGGACACGGTGCTGCACTACTACCGCTACCGGTGGGGCAACGCCGCGGTGTCGGAGGAGCACCGGGCGGCGCAGGAGATCGTGGACGCCATGCCGGACATCACGGTGCCGACCACCCACGTCCAGGGTCTCGAGGACCACTGCACCCGGCCCGAGACCGCCGCCCGGTGGGCCGGCCGCGTCACCGCCGCCTACCGCCGGGTGGAGCTCGCGGGCGTGGGCCACTTCCCCCAGCGGGAGGTCCCGGAACAGGTCGCCGCAGAGATCCTCCGCACGATCCGGAGCGCGGAGGGATGA
- a CDS encoding SDR family oxidoreductase, whose protein sequence is MTLIVTGGGRGIGAATARMAASRGFEVAVNYARDAVAAERVVAEIRDGGGRAVAVQSDVSAEADVIRLFATAEQELGPVRALVNNAGVTGGFSRVDEVSARVVERVFAVNVVGAFLCAREAVRRMSTLRGGAGGSIVNVSSRAARLGGPGEWVHYAASKGALDSLTTGLAAEVAGEGIRVNGVAAGLIETDLHAAAGRPTRARDLAPGVPMGRPGTPAEVAEAILWLLSPAASYVTGAITAVSGGR, encoded by the coding sequence ATGACCCTGATCGTCACGGGTGGGGGGAGGGGTATCGGAGCCGCCACCGCCCGGATGGCTGCCTCCCGCGGCTTCGAGGTCGCCGTGAACTACGCGAGGGACGCGGTCGCCGCGGAGCGCGTCGTCGCGGAGATCCGGGACGGCGGTGGCAGGGCCGTCGCGGTGCAGTCCGACGTCTCCGCCGAGGCCGACGTGATCCGGCTGTTCGCAACCGCGGAGCAGGAGCTCGGTCCCGTGCGCGCGCTCGTCAACAACGCAGGCGTCACGGGAGGGTTCTCCCGCGTCGACGAGGTCTCCGCGCGGGTCGTCGAGCGGGTCTTCGCCGTCAACGTCGTCGGCGCGTTCCTGTGCGCGCGGGAGGCGGTCCGCCGGATGTCGACGCTCCGGGGCGGCGCCGGCGGGTCGATCGTCAACGTCTCGTCCCGCGCCGCCCGGCTGGGGGGTCCGGGCGAGTGGGTGCACTACGCGGCGTCCAAGGGTGCCCTCGACAGCCTGACCACCGGCCTGGCCGCCGAGGTGGCGGGCGAGGGCATCCGCGTGAACGGTGTCGCGGCCGGCCTGATCGAGACGGACCTGCACGCCGCCGCGGGCCGGCCCACCCGGGCGCGGGATCTCGCCCCCGGCGTCCCGATGGGTCGTCCGGGGACGCCGGCCGAGGTGGCCGAGGCGATCCTCTGGCTGCTGTCGCCCGCCGCGTCGTACGTGACCGGGGCGATCACCGCGGTATCGGGCGGGCGGTGA
- a CDS encoding DedA family protein, with protein sequence MASTRWVPWAGKPRREDLICWYAIAGMAVFYTAMWPLRPILIGSNPVLLELLTGSKESIIAAGAFAAVGSVPLVVVVVAAVLGMMKFDAVLWWAGTLWGAGIVGKFARRSKWAMRFAGRAGSLGPWVMWPMVAMAPWTPVPSSLVYAAAGWTGMRLRTFLVLDGIGSLVRASIYTGAGYAIGQPAVDLAETISANGIWVSLGVVVVMVVWQWVRRQVTARPIPR encoded by the coding sequence ATGGCGAGCACCCGCTGGGTCCCCTGGGCCGGGAAGCCCCGGCGCGAGGATCTGATCTGCTGGTACGCGATCGCCGGAATGGCCGTCTTCTACACGGCGATGTGGCCCCTGCGGCCGATCCTCATCGGCTCGAACCCGGTGCTGCTCGAGCTCCTCACGGGCTCGAAGGAGTCGATCATCGCGGCGGGCGCGTTCGCGGCGGTCGGTTCGGTTCCGCTCGTGGTCGTGGTGGTCGCGGCGGTCCTCGGGATGATGAAGTTCGACGCGGTCCTCTGGTGGGCGGGCACGCTCTGGGGCGCGGGCATCGTCGGGAAGTTCGCGCGGAGGAGCAAGTGGGCGATGCGCTTCGCCGGCAGGGCGGGCTCGCTCGGGCCATGGGTGATGTGGCCGATGGTCGCGATGGCGCCGTGGACGCCGGTCCCGTCGTCGCTGGTCTACGCGGCGGCCGGGTGGACCGGGATGCGGCTGCGCACGTTCCTCGTGCTCGACGGCATCGGGTCGCTGGTCCGCGCGAGCATCTACACGGGCGCGGGGTACGCGATCGGGCAGCCGGCCGTCGACCTCGCCGAGACCATCTCCGCGAACGGGATCTGGGTGTCGCTCGGCGTCGTGGTCGTGATGGTGGTGTGGCAGTGGGTCCGGCGGCAGGTCACCGCCCGCCCGATACCGCGGTGA
- a CDS encoding IS110 family transposase codes for MLAELVELVIGVDTHTDTHTAAVVATDTRAVLATATVSADEDGYAELVALAEAHGGLRGWAIEGTGGYGAGLARHLDQLGELVVELDRPVRPARRAGAKSDPIDAERAARDALARTRLAQPKTGPERAGLQILLTARRAAVAAASTAQRQLRALVITAPEPVRARFRGQTTRDMLTTAARLRPATASADVHTFTALSTLRALARRVRALETEANEHERAIRAIVRAWRPDLLTLSGVGPINAATVLTAWSHSRRCRNDAAFAMLAGAAPIPASSGKTVRYRLNRSGNRQLNRALHNIALSRLRYDPDTRAYADRRRAQGKTDRDIKRCLKRYIARQLYRQLESGAATA; via the coding sequence ATGCTCGCAGAACTGGTCGAGCTCGTCATCGGGGTCGACACCCACACCGACACCCACACCGCGGCCGTGGTCGCGACCGATACCCGCGCCGTGCTGGCCACCGCCACGGTGAGCGCCGACGAAGACGGATACGCCGAACTCGTCGCGCTGGCCGAGGCCCACGGCGGGCTGCGCGGCTGGGCGATCGAGGGCACCGGCGGCTACGGCGCCGGCCTGGCCCGACACCTCGACCAGCTCGGTGAGCTGGTCGTCGAACTTGACCGGCCGGTCCGCCCCGCCCGCCGAGCCGGGGCAAAGTCTGACCCGATCGACGCCGAACGCGCCGCCCGCGACGCGCTCGCCCGCACACGACTGGCACAGCCCAAGACCGGACCCGAACGGGCCGGCCTGCAGATCCTGCTCACCGCACGCCGGGCCGCGGTCGCCGCGGCCAGCACCGCCCAACGCCAGCTGCGCGCACTGGTGATCACCGCCCCGGAACCGGTCCGGGCCCGGTTCCGCGGCCAGACCACCCGCGACATGCTCACCACCGCCGCGCGGCTGCGACCGGCCACGGCCAGCGCCGACGTGCACACCTTCACCGCCCTGTCCACACTGCGGGCACTCGCCCGCCGGGTCCGCGCCCTGGAAACCGAGGCCAACGAGCACGAACGGGCGATCCGAGCAATCGTGCGCGCGTGGCGACCGGATCTACTCACGCTGTCCGGGGTCGGCCCGATCAACGCCGCGACCGTGCTGACCGCCTGGTCGCATTCCCGGCGGTGCCGCAACGATGCCGCGTTCGCGATGCTCGCCGGCGCCGCCCCGATCCCAGCCTCCTCGGGTAAAACGGTGCGCTATCGGCTCAACCGCTCCGGCAACCGCCAACTCAACCGGGCCCTGCACAACATCGCGCTGTCCCGGCTGCGCTACGACCCCGACACCCGCGCCTACGCCGACCGTCGCCGAGCCCAGGGCAAGACCGACCGCGACATCAAGCGGTGCCTCAAGCGCTACATCGCCCGCCAGCTCTACCGGCAGCTCGAATCAGGCGCCGCAACGGCTTGA